The Flavobacterium commune genome contains the following window.
GCGTGACCCGCTTCGTGAATGGCAATTGCTTTTTTCTCTTCCGGAGTGATGATTTTATTTTTCTTTTCTAAACCACCTACAATACGGTCAACAGCGTCAAGGAAATCTTGTTTGTCAACAGCAGTTTTATTGTTTCTTGCTGCAATCAAGGCCGCTTCGTTACACACATTAGCAATATCGGCACCTGAGAATCCCGGAGTTTGTTTGGCTAAAAAGTCTAAGTCTAAGCCTTCTACTTTTTTCAAAGGAGCTAAGTGCACTTTGAAAATTTCAGCACGCTCGCGAATGTCTGGTAAATCGACAAATATTTGTCTGTCAAAACGTCCGGCGCGCATTAAAGCTTTGTCTAAAACATCGGCTCTGTTTGTTGCGGCCAGAACAATTACGTTAGAGTTGGAACCAAAACCATCCATTTCGGTTAGTAATTGGTTCAGAGTGTTTTCTCTTTCGTCATTTCCGCCTGACATGCTGTTTTTTCCTCTGGCTCTACCTACAGCATCAATTTCGTCAATAAAAATGATTGCCGGTGATTTTTCTTTGGCTTGTTTGAATAAATCACGAACTCTGGAAGCTCCTACACCTACAAACATTTCGACAAAATCAGAACCTGATAAAGAGAAAAACGGAACCTGAGCTTCACCGGCTACAGCCTTAGCTAATAATGTTTTTCCTGTTCCCGGAGGTCCTACAAGTAATGCTCCTTTTGGGATTTTACCTCCAAGATTGGTGAATTTTTCAGGGTTTTTAAGGAATTCAACAATTTCCTGAATTTCTTCTTTGGCACCTTCTAATCCGGCAACATCCTTAAATGTGGTTTTAACATCGTTTTTTTCGTCAAAAAGTCTGGCTTTTGATTTTCCAATGTTAAAGATTTGTCCGCCACCACCAGCGCCACCACCTGACATCTTGCGCATGATGAAAATCCATACTCCAATGATGATGATTACAGGAAGTAAGCTGATTAGTATATCAGACCAATTGCTGGCTTCCTTAAAGTCGTAATCGACTAATTTTTTTTCAGCTTTAGCTCTGTCAAGTTTTTCCTGAAATGATTTTAAATCACCAAATTTTGTAGTGTAATGTGGCCCTTTATTAGGTCGGTCAAAGATGTCTTTGGCTACAGCTTTGTTGGCGGGATCTTTTAATCCTGCATCAGAAAGGTAGATTTCAGCATCTTTATTGTTAAAAATAATGACGTTTTTAATTTGACCTTTTGTCAACATATTATCTATGTTAGACGATTTTAATTGAGCAGGCTCCTGTAAGCTGGAACTACCAGTTACGAAGCTAATAAATAAGAAAATAAGCAGTATGCTTGTATAAACCAGCCAAGGACTTATTCTGAATTTATTAGAATTGGGGTTGTTATCTTTTGCCATAGTTATTCTGTCTTGCTTTTAGTATTTGTTTGCAATTGTAGTAATTTTTGCATCTCCCCACAAACTTTCGATGTTGTAATATTCTCTAATTTGTTTTTGAAAAACATGAACCACAATGTTAACATAATCCATAAGTACCCATTCGGCATTGTCAGTCCCTTCAACATGCCAAGGCTTGTCTTTAATTTCTTTAGAAACAATTTTTTGAATGGAGTTAACAATTGCGTTAACCTGAGTATTTGAATTTCCGTTGCAGATAACAAAATAGTCGCAAACTGCGGTGTCGATTTCTCTAAGATCGAGAATATCTATATCATTTCCTTTTACTTCTTCTATTCCTTTGATAATGTTTGCCAATAGGTCATCATTATTTACAGTCTTTTTTGCCATGAATTATTTTTATAATAAGTGTGTAAAGTTACCATTTTTTGTGATTATTTTTGAACCTTAACATAATATTAAATAATGTTACAAAAATAATTGCTAATGAAACTAATCAAACTCGATGCCATAGATTCTACAAACGATTTTCTTAAAGGATTATCGGCAACTGATGAGCTTGAAAACTTTACTGTTGTTACAGCCGAAAATCAAACTAAAGGGCGAGGGCAGATGGGGGCTGTGTGGAATTCTGAAAAGTCTAAAAACCTAATAATGAGTGTTTTTATAAAGGATTTGTTGGTGAGTGCAGAGGAGATTTATAATTTTAATGTAGCTACAGCTTTAGCAATAATTGAGGTTTTGAAAACTTATAAAATTCAAAATTTAAGTATAAAATGGCCTAACGACATTATGTCAGCTAATTTTAAAATTGCTGGTATTTTAATCGAGAATAATTTTAAAAGTAACGGCAGTATTTCTTCAATTATTGGAATAGGTTTGAATGTTAATCAAACTAATTTTGAAAATCTTCCTAAAGCTTCTTCAATGGCAGTTATTGCCAATTCGACTTTTGATAAAGACGAATTACTTATTTTAATTGTTGAGCGATTAAAAGTAAATTTAGCATTTATTGGTTCAAATCCTGATTATTTATGGGCTCAATACACTAATCATTTGTTTAAAAAAGAATTTCCGATGGCTTTTAAGTTAGAAACTGAGAAAGTTTTTATGGGAATTATACAAGGAGTTTCTAAAAAGGGAAAATTGATTGTTTTGTTAGAAGATGATCGAGTTGTTGAGTATGGACTTAAAGAAATTCAAATGCTTTATTGAGTTTTTTTACCTTTTTTAGACAACTTTGGTTGCCTGTTTAGTAGTTTTTCTTGCCTTATTTAGAATGTTTTTGTTTAATTGTTTAAAAAAATATAGTCTGTTTTAAAAATTTAATGTATTGGTTTTTAGTGTTTTGAATTGTTTTTTGGTTATAAATGTTGTATTTACATTTAAAAAAATGATGTAGATAAGTATTTTTATTTTACTTTTGGATTTCGTTTTTCGTAAAAAAAGTGATGAAATAAAATTGATGCACTATTTTATAATTGGAATTATAGCGAAATTCTGAAGTGATAAATCCTAACGTTTGGATATTCTTAAAATTGAGAATAGAAAACATTTGATGTTAAGATTTAGATCCTGAAAAATAATTTAAAACTAAAATCTATAACTAACTAAAAACAACTTTTTCTTATGAGCTCAAGTCTCGAATTTGCAGATTATGCAGTATTTATTGTCTACTTTCTAGTAGTCTCAATCTACGGATATATTATTTATCGCAAGCGCGAAAAAAATGAACATGATGCTAAGGCGTATTTCTTAGCCGAAGGAACATTAACCTGGTGGGCTATTGGAGCTTCGTTAATTGCCTCAAATATTTCGGCAGAACAGTTTATCGGAATGAGTGGGGAAGGATTCTTCTTAGGAATTGCTGTAGCTGCTTACGAATGGGTTGCTGCTATCGCGTTGATTATTATCGCTATTTGGTTTATTCCTGTTTATTTGAAAAACAAGATTTACACCATGCCACAATTCTTAAAAACCAGATACAACGAAACTACAGCTTTGATTATGGCTGTTTTCTGGTTGTTTTTGTATGTTTTTGTAAACTTAACCTCTATTTTATATTTAGGAGCTGTTGCCATTAACGGATTAGCAGGAGGAGATTTTCTTCATGTTATTATGTTAGGATTGGCTGTTTTTGCTTTGATTATCTCTCTTGGAGGTATGAAAGTAGTAGCTTATACCGACGTTATTCAGGTGGCTGTATTAATCATTGGAGGTTTGGTAACTTCTTATATCGCTTTAACTACCGTAGGAGAATATTTTGGAGTAGGTCAGGATGCAATTGCAGGTTTTAATATTTTGATGGAAAAAGCACCTGAGCATTTTAAAATGATTATTCCTAGACCAACGGCTACTTCTACACAGTTAGAGATCGATAAATACCTTACTTTCCCGGGAATGTTGTCTTATTTAGCAGGTATCTGGATTATCAACCTGAACTATTGGGGATGTAACCAATATATCACACAAAGAGCCTTGGGTGCTGATTTACAAACAGCACGTACCGGTATTTTGTTTGCAGGATTATTAAAATTATTAATGCCTGTAATTGTAATGTTACCGGGTATTGCTGCTTATGTATTGTACCAGGGAGGACACTTACCACAATTAGTTGGTGGAAAAGACGGAGCTTATTCGGCTATGTTGACTTTCTTGCCAACAGGATTAAAAGGATTATCAGTTGCGGCTTTAACTGCTGCTATTGTGGCATCGTTAGCGGGTAAAGTAAACAGTATTTCGACTATTTATACTTTAGACGTTCACAAAAAGTACATTCAAAAAAATGCTTCCGACAGAGCTCAGGTAAACATTGGTCGTTATGCCGTTTTTGCTTCTATGGTTTTGGCTGTATTGTTTACATGGAATGATGTTCTGGGAATCGGTGGAGTTGGTGGATTTACCTATATCCAAAAATACACAGGATTTATTAGCCCTGGAGTATTTGCTATGTTCTTCTTAGGGATGTTCTGGAAAAGAACTACAGGTACAGCGGCTATTGTTGGGGTAATTGCAGGTTTCTTATTGTCAGTTTTATTCAACGAATACGCTCCGGCTATGTTTGGAAATGAAACGTTATTGTACACAGCCTGGCCAAATGGTAAAGGTGGTTTCGAAATTCCGTTTCACATTTGTATGGGATTATCATTTGCCTTTACAATGTTGTTAATGATTGGAATCAGTTTTGCCGGACCAAAAGTGAATCCTAAAGCATTCGAATTAGATACTGAAATGTTTAAGGTAAAACCTCAAACTACAGTATTAATTATTATTACTTTATTAATTATCGCTGCTTTGTACGTGAAGTTCTGGTAAGAAATAATAAAATATATTTTTTAAAAAGTGCGAACTAATTTTTATTAGTTCGCACTTTTTTTATATTCTAAATCGGTTTCCTTAGTAAAAATCTACGTTTGAAAAAGTCGATGAATTTATGAGATTAACTAATTTTATTATATCTTGTGCTGTTCAATTTTAATCAAGAGACTTAATATTTAAATTCTATATTTTGAGACATTTAACTTTAGTACTAACACTGTTTTTTTCTTCATTTATTAGTTTTTCACAAGATTACTCAGTGCGATTTCTTGATATTTCGGATGGATTGTCTAACAATTCCATTACTACAATTTACCAGGATAAGGAAGGTTATATGTGGTTTGGTACTTACGATGGTTTAAATCGGTATGATGGCTATACCTTTAAGATATTTAGAAACGAAATTAATAATGAGAATTCACTATCAAATAACACAATCTATACATTAGACGGAGATTTAAATAGAAATATTTGGATAGGAGGAAATAAAGGAGCATCTGTTTATGATAAATCAAAAGCCTTGTTTTATCAGGTAAAATACAAACTAAAGGAAGATGGATCATCTCTTATTTTAAAAAATGCGGTGCATCAGATAAAAGCGGTTTCGGCTGATTTAGTAGTGTTAGCAACGCAAAATGCCGGATTATTGGTTTTTGAAAATGGTTCATTTGTTGGCAAAACTATTCCCATAACAAAATTGAAAAATCCTTATAATTATGATGTATTAGGTGTTCAAAAAGATAAAAAAGGAAATGGATTATGGTTGTATGTTAGGGATTTAGGGGTTTGCTATTATAGTTTTAATACTAAAAAAATAAAATTGATTACTCCTTTAATTATGGAGGTCAAGTGTATGGAAAATGATACAAGTGGCAATCTTTGGATTGGGACAGATGAAGGTCTTTTTCTGTTTAATACCAGCACTTTTTTAATTTCAAAAAATTATTTTTCAAATAAAAATTCGATAACGAATATTCTGAGAGATAAGAAAAATCAATTTTGGTTTGCTACTGATTGTTGTGGAATTTATGTTTTAGACAGGGCGAATCAAAAAGTAGTTCCTTTTAGCAAGGGTAATTCTCAGCAAATTATTAAGAGTAGTGCTGTTTGGAGTGTTTACGAAGATCATTTTGGAAATGTATGGTTTGGGACACTTCGAGGTGGAATTAGTATGATAAGTGCTGCTCCCAAATATTTTAAAACTGTAAAATACAATGCGAAAGAAAATAATCTGGCTCAAAATTTTATTTTGTCGGGTTGTGAAGATGAAAAACAAAATTTATGGATTGGAACTGATGGAGCGGGATTGCGTTATTGGAATAGAAAAACAAATACTTATACCGTTTATAACAATAATCCCAATTCGGCAAATGCTATTTCAAGTAATTTTATTACCAGTGTTATTTGTGATAGTAATAAGGAAATTTGGTTATCAACCTGGGCTGGCGGAGTTAACCGAATCAATCCTAAGACCAATTCAATAAGTCGTTATTCCTGTTATAATCCGTTTACAAAACAGATAGAGAAAAATGTTTGGTTGGTTTATGAGGATGCACAAAAAAATATTTGGGCAAGTGCCACTAATGAAGGTTGTTTGTATCTTTTTGATCCTATTAAAAAAACGTTTTTACTCTACAATAAAAGCATTAACAATTTACAGTGTCTGACTCAAACCAGTGATGGTAAATTGTGGGGAGGTAACTATACTTCTATTGTGTGCATAGATAAAGCGCGTAAAAAACATTACAAAGTTAATATTGGTTATCCTGTTCGTGCTATTCATGAAGACAGAAAAAAACAACTTTGGGTAGCTACACAAGAAGGCGGTTTATTGTTGTTTAACAGAAAAAACAATAACTTCAAAAGGTTTACCACAGCCGATGGATTGGCTTCTAATACTGTTTTGAGAATATTAGAAGATAAAAAAGGTGATTTGTGGATGAGTACCTATAATGGTTTAAGCAGCTTAGATACTGAAACGAATACTTTTAGAAGTTTTTCTAAAAATGATGGATTACAAAGCAATCAGTTTAGTTTTAATGCCGCTTTAAAATTGACTTCGGGTGAGTTTTTCTTTGGAGGAATTAATGGATTTAACCTGTTTTATCCTGAATTGATAAAAGATCAAGTTTCCAATACTAAGATTCTTCTTTCGGATTTGAATGTAAATAATGAACCTATTGCCACTAAGCCCGATTTAATTTCGGAATGGACGTCTAAGCACCAAATCAAAGAAATTCGATTACCTTATGATCAGACTACTTTATCGATTGAGTTTGTGGCTTTGGATTATTCGAGCGCCGATAAAATTAATTATGCTTATTTTCTGGAAGGCTGGGACGATCAATGGAGTAATGCCGGACAGAACAGAAAGGCTAATTATCCGCATCTTTCTGAAGGAACCTATCTTTTTAAAGTAAAGACCTCTAATTTTCAGGATGAATTAAGTAAGGCTGAGACTTTGATTCGAATAGTAGTTTTGCCACCTTGGTACAGAACCTGGTGGGCTTATCTTTTATATTTTATGATTGGGGGAACTATTATTTACAATTATGTAAGGTATAGTAAATACAAAGAAAGATTAAAGTATAAGGTTAGAATAGCCGAATTAGAAAGGGAAAAAGAGAAAGAAATTGCCGAAAAACAATCGTCGATGTTTACTTATATTTCTCATGAATTCCGCACACCGCTTTCGTTGATTATAAATCCTTTGAAAAAAGTAATTAAAAAGGAGGAAGTTCAAAATGATTCTTCTAAGGGTGATTTGCAAATTGCCTATAGAAATGCAAGACGACTTTTAAGTTTAGTAGATCAATTGTTGCTTTTCCGTAAGGCTGAAAATGATGCCGATGTATTGCGATTGTCAGCAATTAATATGAACGATTTATGTCAGGAAGTATATCAGTGTTTTGTAACGCAGGCCAGGGATAAAGCTATCAATTATGCAATTGAAATTCCTGATGAAACACTTCAAATTATTGGGGATTATGAAAAGATTGAAATTTCATTGTTTAATTTAGTTTCCAATGCTTTTAAATACACCCCCGACGGAGGAAGTATTACTGTTAAATTGACTCAAACAGAAAAAGAAGTATCGGTTGCTATTGCTGATACCGGTTCCGGAATTGACCAGCAAAATATTCAAGCCATTTTTGAAAAATTCAAACAGTTAGATTCAAAAGTTGCTGTAAGTACGGGTTTTGGAATTGGATTGTATATTGTGAAGTATTTTGTAGATAAACACAAGGGAACTGTTGTTTGTGAAAGCGAATTGGGTAAAGGAAGTTGTTTTACATTGACATTTTTAAAAGGGCAGCAGCATTTTGATGATTTGCCAATAAGTTCGAGTACTCCCAAAATGAGTGAATTACTAGAAGAGCTTATAGTCGATGATTTTGATGATAAAAATGAATTAAAGAAGGAAAATGCAGATGAAGAATTCAATAAAGAAATACTGACTGATAAGAAATCGGTATTGATTATTGACGATAATGCCGAAATTCGAAATTATTTAATTCAGTTGTTTTCCCAAACTCATTTGGTTTATAATGCTGTAAATGGTCATGAAGGTTTAAAAATGACCGAAAAACATATGCCAGATATTGTTATTTCGGATATTGCGATGGAGGTAATGGATGGATTGGAATTGTGTAGAAAAATAAAAGAAAGTGAGCAATTGTCACATATACCGGTTGTGTTGTTAACAGCTACTAATAATCCGGAGACCCATTTGCAAGGAATAACCGACGGAGCAGATGATTATATTACCAAGCCATTTGATGATGATTTGCTTTTGGCACGTGTAGATACTTTATTGAGAAACAGAGGCAATTTAAGGAGGTATTTCTTAGATAGTATTACCTTAAAGGAGAACTCTCAAAAAGTTCCGGCAGAATATCAGGAATTTTTAAAACGATGTATTGATATTATCGAAGCTAATATGGGTAATCGTGATTTTACAATTAAGAATTTTGCTCTCGAAATGGGAATGAGTCATCGTACTTTATATACAAAAATCAAGATAATTTCGGGAGAAACTTTAAATGCTTTTATTCGTTCCATTCGTTTACGAAGAGCTGCAATGTTGTTGCTTACCGAAAACATGAATATATCTCAGGCAAGTGCCGAAGTAGGATTTGAAGATCAAAAATACTTCAGACAGCAATTTGTCAAACTTTTTGGTATGACTCCTTCCTTATATGTAAAAAAATATAAAGATTCTTTTAACAAAGATTTGAATGTTATTAAGTAGTTATTGTTCTGCTGTATAATAAATTTCGAGTATTCTCTTTTTTAAAATCAAATAATAAACATATTTCAGGTAATCCTAATCTTATTAATAATAAGGTTGGGATTTTTTGTTAATATGGAAATTATATAACTTATAATTTGTGTATAAGTCAAATAAAGTCAGATTTTTTTGTTGAATTGTCTTTTTTGAACGTTTTGTCCTTGTCGTTTTCAATTTTACCCTTCTTTTTTTTCGAAAATCCCCCCTATTGATAATGCTATTAAGTCATTTCTTTGCTAGGATGATAGTTTATTATTTCAGACTTGAGGTTTGTTTTAAGTTAAATTATCATAAAAAATAATCACACACTATATTATTAACCAGACTAACAAAAACTAAAGCTTATGAAAAGTATAGGAACTCAATAAAATGATGTATTACTATAAAAAATTAGAACTACTATTAAAATCAAAAGGTTGTTTATAGCATTATATAGACGACAACAAAAACTAAAATCAATGATATGAAAAAACTCTCGTATTTATTTTTATTTACATTTTTTGCACTCCTTTTTACAGGATGTCAGGAAGATGAACCAAGTTTTCCTTCATCTGAAAATCCAACAGTTGAAGTATTGACAAATGAAATTTATGGAGCTCCAAATAGAAAATTTGAAATCAAAGCGACTTTAAATGATGATTTAGGTCTAAAGAGTGTTAGAATTGAAATTCCGGAATTGAGTTTAGATAAAACAATCAATTTTGCCACGGAACCTCTTTTGACTACCTATGATTTGAGTTATTTCTTTGAAGTCCCAGCTGATAGAGGAACATCAGAGGCTTTTAAAATTAAATTAACAATTACAGATGTTTCCGGTAACGAAATTGATCAGGAGATTGATTTACGGTTGGATGGCGAATTTAGTGCTCCTGCAATTAGCATGATTACTCCTAAAGAAGGTGCAGTGATTTTATTATCATCCAGTACTGAATTACCGGTTAATTTTGTTGTGAATGATGATTCAGGAATTGATTATGTCCAAGTAAAATGTGAAGCTTTAAATATTGATGAATTGATCCAGTTAACAGGTTCTCCTCAGTCATACACATTTAACAAAACTTATAATTTGCCTGTAACTGCTGCCCAATATGTTTTGACTATTACAGCAAAAGATAAATTTGCAATTCCTAATATGGGAACAATGAACATTAACATTGTGGCAACTAATGAATATCCAGCTATTTATTTATGTGACCAGCCTAAAGGAACTAATCTTACTACTGATGCAGTAGGTGTGCCTATGTATTTCCATACTAAAGTAGGACAGGACTTTGAATTCAAATATTATGCGGATACTGATAATAAAGAAATTTATTTCTTAGGACAGGAATCTGATTTTGCACCACATTGTTTTGGTTTAAATGCTTCGGGAGATTTAGTGGATGATGTGGCTTCGTCTGCCATTGTTTTACCTACAAAAGGCTATTATAAAATCAAAGTTAATCCAAGTACTTTAGATTATACGGTAACTAAATATACTCCTACAAGTTATGTTTGGGCAAATATTGCTAACGGTTTATGGCATGATGATGAAACTCAAAGAAGACCTTTTGTGAGTATTGCTGGTGGAGGAATTCAAGGTGCTAACTGGGATACCTGGAATGCTTGGGTTCAAACAAGTTTACATTTGGCTAATAATCCAAACAATCCATATCAATTAGTAGGTGAATATACACTTACAGGTACAATGGAAGGAACTTTTACAGGTCAGTGGTGGAGTCCATCCTGGAGATTGATTAAAAATGGTATTGCTACCATGTCGCCGGGTTCAAATGGAAATGCTAAATATCCTGCTGCTCCGGGTGTTTATAAAGTGATTTTGGATACCGAATTAGAAAGAGCATTTATCACTAAAAAATAGTTTGTTATAGCTGATATAACATTAATTAATAAATTATCTTGATATGAAATATAAATTTATAGGCTTACTAATTGCTATTTTATGTAGCTCGGCAGCCTTTGCACAAATTACTGTAAAAGGTACTGTTAAGGACAAGACTGCTATTCCTATTCCGGGTGTAAATGTTTTTGTAAAAGGAACTCAAACTTCAGTTTCTACTGATTTTGACGGGAAATTTGCAATCGTAGTACCTAATAAAGAAGCACAAATTGAGTTTTCTTTTATTGGGTTTGCTACACAAACAATTAAAGTAGATCAAAAAACAACATTTGATGTTGTATTATTGGAAGACAATCAGGCATTAGAAGAAGTAGTAGTGGTAGGTTATGCTACCGTGAAAAAGAAAGATGTTACCAGCTCTATATCATCCGTAAAAGGCAAAGAACTTCAAACGATGACAGTAGGAAATGTTACTGAATCCCTACAAGGAAAAGTTTCAGGGGTTCAAATTACTGGGGCAGGTGGTCCAGGAGCTCAGCCAAGAGTATTGATTCGTGGAATTTCTACTGTAAATTTAAGTACTGATCCGCTTTATGTAGTAGATGGAATCCCAATGGGAACCAGCATCAATTTCTTGAGCAATAACGAAATTGAATCTATGGATGTACTTAAAGACGCTTCTGCAAGTGCTATTTATGGTTCTCGTGCATCTAACGGGGTTATTTTGATTACTACCAAAAAAGGTAAAGCCGGTAAAACAAAGTTTACTGTTGATATGAGTACAGGTTACCAAATTATGGAGAAGCCTTACAATATGGCCAATGCCGAAAATTATGCTACTATAATGAATACTGCTTATACTAATTCTGGGTATTCTGAATATTTACCTAATGCTGAACAATACAGAGGAAAAACTACTGATTGGTGGAAAGCAGGAATCAATAAAGCTTCATCAATAACCAATACTTCTATTGGAGTAACTGGAGGTTCTGAAAAAAATACTTATGCCATCAGTTTGAACTATTACAATTCAGATTCATTTTATGATATTGGAGGATGGGAAAGAGTAACTGCCAGAATTGCTAATGATTTTAAATTTACTGATAAATTTTCGGCAGGGATTACTTTAAATCCTCGTTATGAAACTTGGGGATCTCCAGGAAACTGGGCTGATTTTGTGAAGATTGATCCAATTACTCCTATCTACAAACCGGCAAGTCAATTAAACGGAACTGAAAATGAATATAGTATCTATGCACGTTCTCCATCGTATGTTTGGAATCCGGTAGCTACAGTTAGCCGATTTGATGATAATACTGATCAGTACAATTTAAATACAAATGGTTATTTGCAATACGAACCAATTAAAGGATTAATAATCCGTACACAAGGATCGATTGAAGTTGGAAATAGAGTGCAAAGTATATTCAGACCCGATTTTGTGATTGATGCAGCTCACGAAAAAGCTGAAATTAACAGTATTGAAAGAAGAGCAACTACTAATAGTGATTGGACATGGCAAACTACAGCAACTTATTCTAAAGCATTTGCTGAGAAACACAATACCTCTTTGATGGTTGGTAGTACAATGGAAGAGTACAATGGTAATGATGTATGGGGTTATGGAGAAGGAGTTCCTAATAACTCTGAGTCAATGAGAGAGCTAAATGCAGCAACTAAAAACCGTAACAGTGGGGGAAACAGATGGTCAAACTCTTTACTGTCATACATTTCTCGTTTTTCTTATAATTTCGACAGCAAATACTATTTAACAGCTTCATTTAGACGTGATGGTTCTTCTAAATTTATGGCTAACAACAAATGGGCTAATTTCCCGGCAGCATCAGTTTCCTGGAGAATTTCGAATGAAGATTTTATGACTAATGCCAACTCTGTATTTAATAATTTAACTTTTAGAGCAGGTTGGGGTAAAGTAGGAAATCAAAATTTACCTGCTTCTGTTTATCAGTCTAATATAGGACAAGGTTATTATGTTATTGATGGTCAGGTTGTAGATACTTCATATCCTTCAACAATGGCTAACAGAGACATTCGTTGGGAAACAGTTGAGGATATCAGTTTTGGTCTTGATTTTGGATTGTTCCAAAATAAAATCTCAGGATCATTAGAATATTATCAAAAGAAAACAAACGATATGTTGTTTCTTAAACAGTTCCCTACTTATAGTGGTTTTCCGGGATATTCTACCATTTGGACAAATGTAGGTTCTATGCAATCTAGCGGAATCGATTTATTATTATCTTATAAAGATACTAAAGGCGATTTCTCTTATGGTGTAGATGTAACATTTACCACTGTTGATGTTGAGATGTTGTCATTATCTACTAAAGGAGAAAAATTATATGGTGCGAGTAACAGAACAATAACTATTGAAGGTGATGAGCCAGGTTATTTTTATGGTTATGTTGCAGATGGTTTATTCCAGAATCAAACCCAATTGAATGCTCATACTGACGAACATGGAACTAAGTTACAGCCTTATGCACAACTAGGAGATACTCGTTTTAAAGATGTAAATGGTGACGGTAAATTAGATGATAAAGACCGTACAAAAATTGGTTCTCCTTGGGCTGATTACAATGTTGGTTTGAATTTGAATTTTGCTTATAAAAATTTCGATTTAGTGGCTAATTTCTATTCTAGTATCGGTAATGATTTGGTTAACCAAAATATTTCAGATTTATACAACGGTACCAGTTTAACTAACAAAGTGAGCGGATTAAACAACATGGCTTGGCATGGTGAGGGAACTTCTAATTACGTTCCTCGTTTGTCAAGAGATGATAACAACGAAAACTTTACAAAATTCTCTTCTTTCTATGTTGAAGATGGTTCTTTTGTACGTATGAAAAACCTTCAGTTAGGATATTCATTGTACAATAAATTTGGATTAGATAAATTAAGAATTTCATTATCAGGTCAAAATTTATGGACATGGACTAAAT
Protein-coding sequences here:
- a CDS encoding SusC/RagA family TonB-linked outer membrane protein, coding for MKYKFIGLLIAILCSSAAFAQITVKGTVKDKTAIPIPGVNVFVKGTQTSVSTDFDGKFAIVVPNKEAQIEFSFIGFATQTIKVDQKTTFDVVLLEDNQALEEVVVVGYATVKKKDVTSSISSVKGKELQTMTVGNVTESLQGKVSGVQITGAGGPGAQPRVLIRGISTVNLSTDPLYVVDGIPMGTSINFLSNNEIESMDVLKDASASAIYGSRASNGVILITTKKGKAGKTKFTVDMSTGYQIMEKPYNMANAENYATIMNTAYTNSGYSEYLPNAEQYRGKTTDWWKAGINKASSITNTSIGVTGGSEKNTYAISLNYYNSDSFYDIGGWERVTARIANDFKFTDKFSAGITLNPRYETWGSPGNWADFVKIDPITPIYKPASQLNGTENEYSIYARSPSYVWNPVATVSRFDDNTDQYNLNTNGYLQYEPIKGLIIRTQGSIEVGNRVQSIFRPDFVIDAAHEKAEINSIERRATTNSDWTWQTTATYSKAFAEKHNTSLMVGSTMEEYNGNDVWGYGEGVPNNSESMRELNAATKNRNSGGNRWSNSLLSYISRFSYNFDSKYYLTASFRRDGSSKFMANNKWANFPAASVSWRISNEDFMTNANSVFNNLTFRAGWGKVGNQNLPASVYQSNIGQGYYVIDGQVVDTSYPSTMANRDIRWETVEDISFGLDFGLFQNKISGSLEYYQKKTNDMLFLKQFPTYSGFPGYSTIWTNVGSMQSSGIDLLLSYKDTKGDFSYGVDVTFTTVDVEMLSLSTKGEKLYGASNRTITIEGDEPGYFYGYVADGLFQNQTQLNAHTDEHGTKLQPYAQLGDTRFKDVNGDGKLDDKDRTKIGSPWADYNVGLNLNFAYKNFDLVANFYSSIGNDLVNQNISDLYNGTSLTNKVSGLNNMAWHGEGTSNYVPRLSRDDNNENFTKFSSFYVEDGSFVRMKNLQLGYSLYNKFGLDKLRISLSGQNLWTWTKYTGVDPEVGGGVLGSGFGGWNYPVQPTILMGLNVAF